The genomic stretch AATGTATCATTACTATGAAACCcagcttgttgtggcttaaagaGAGAGCAATAAAAGCAATAAGCTGCATCCTTGGCTACACTATACTCTaaccaatcaaattgatcaaaccatgatcCAACAAATTCTCTTGATTGGCCTTTAccatctttttttgtttttggaaaCTTATGACCAACTAACCTATATGGACCTATTTGTAGATATGCTCTCCTTGCCTCATCCCTAATGTCACGATGAAAATCATCAATTGGCTTCCTTTCTCCTGGATCAGCAACTATATCTCTCATATTAAGTTCAATCCGTGGTCTTTTTTGCTCAACCCGGCTCTCTACACTTTCAACACTACTCTTTTTAGCATAGTATTTCTCCATTCTAAGTTATGATTATgaaatgttgcaattgcaaacTAAGACTCAAATACTTCATGCTCAaatcaatgaaatgaaatattcattATCATTACTTTGCATAGAAATAGCATAAATAGACTAGTAGCCATGTAAAAGGTAAGCAGACTAGCAGTCATGTAGCAATTTAAAAAAATGGCATACTGGAGCAATTTCAGCagggggccggccgccggcgtggcctgGGGGTGCCGGGCGTGGGCGCGCCGGGCACCgtgcgcggccggcggggcagcGGCCAGCGGGGGCCCAGGGGGCGGGAGGGGGGGGAGTCGGCCTGCCGGCGGGGACCGGACGGCGCGCGGCctgccggcgggggcgcggggcgTTGGGGCCGCGGGGCCTGGGCGGGCGCTGGCTCCTGCGGACGAGATGTGGCGAGTCCGGGGTGGGCGCATAGGGGATAGGTGACGGGTCAcgggagcagagcagagcaggcagGCAGCGCTAGGGTGACGGGAGTTGCTGGGCCGCCTGAACGCCTGGGCCAACTTCTCTTCGGGGTGGGCTAATGGACCAAAAAGTCTTTTATACTATTTTTATGAAGGACTTTCCACTGCTCTTGGGCCTCGCCCCGGGTTGCAGCCCGGGGCCCAGATCCGCCCGTGTCGAGGTGTACAAGGCGCAGCTCCCCGTGGAGCGCGAGGGGTGGAGCCCCGGTTCATCACCATCAAGAAGATCAAGAAGCAGAACAGCGACACCCCCAACAACCTGAGCGACGAGGAGAGACGGCAGCTGGACAAGTGGTCCCGTCAGATGCAGTCGGAGATCCGCACCGTGGCCACATCCGCCACCGCAACCTGCTGCCGCTGGCGGCGCACGTCCCCCGCCCCGACTGCCACTACCTCGTCTACGAGTACATGAAGAACGGCAGCCTGCACCACGCGCTCAAAGccgacggcagcggcagcggcgtcgCCGGGCTCTCGTGGCCCGCGCGGCTCCGCGTGGCGGTGGGCGTTGCGGCGGGGCTCGAGTACCTGCACGTCTCCCACGTCCCGCAGATCATCCACCGGGACCTCAAGCCCgccaacatcctcctcgacgacgacCTGGAGCCGCGCATCACTGACTTCGGTCTGGCCAAGGCGATACCCGACGCGCAGACGCACGTCACGTCGTCCCACGTCACCGGCACGCTGGGGTACATCGCGCCAGAGTACCACCGGACGTTCAAGTTCACGGCCAAgtgcgacgtgtacagcttcggggtGATCCTGGCCGTGCTGGCCACGGGGAAGGAGCCGTCGGACCCGTTCTTCACGCAGACCGACGAGGTGGTCGGGCTGGTCAAGTGGCTGCGGCGAGTGATGCTGGCCGGGAACCACGCCGAGGCCATCGACCCGGCCATTGCCGGCGCCGAGAACGAGGAGTCAATCGTGCTGGTGCTGCGCATCGCCATGTTCTGCACCGCCGACGAGCCTAAGGAGCGGCCCAGCGCCAAGGAAGTCCGCTGCATGCTGTCGCAGATCAAGATTCATCAGGATTGGAAATAGTATAATTCTGCTTGTGGAAAGTATCGTTTATCGCTGGATATCCCATTATCGCTTTGCTATATCTGTGTTCCGTGATGCTTGCGAGTTGCGAGCTTCAGGAATCAGGATGGATATATACCCGTAATTTTTCACGTGGTCATTTGTACCCAATCCAGCACATGTCCAGTCAGGAATGCAATGCAAATTGAAGAAACATTCATCATTACTTAATTACTTTATAACAAAAATGCATCGTGAGTTTGTGACCAAATAACAAAAAGAATTAACCATAGTTCATTCATTGCGAATTGTTTAAGTTTATCAGTATTACTACTagcttttttttatgaaacaacAGTATTACTACTAGTTgatcatcatgaatataaatTACTACAACTAGTTCATAAGTGTAACAAATAACTAGTACTAGTCTACTGCATCTATCACTTAAACCGTAAAATCCTACTAGTCTACAAAGCTTGGGCACGCCGGTTCTTTTACCAGGCATCCAGGTCTCTCGCCGGTCGGAACCGACCAGAGGGGGCGAGGCGACTCCGCGCATGTCTCTCTCACGTAGAGCCCAGACGGGTCAAGAAAACGCATCAGAGCCGTTGATCCGTTCAACGCAATTGCACAGCCTCCTGCCCTtattaaggtcctgtttggcatggctccacttcataactccagcaactccaccaaaaaatccagtcaaacaccccagctccaaaactccatggagcagccaactccatggagttgtagtgcaaatgggggtggagttttggagcacctcttttgctgctccaaactCTCTCTttcgaacctcctcgtggagttggtgggtaattacccaccaataccactgaTTACATAAACAAACGGTTCGTTCTGTTTTTCCTCACTCCCTGTTTCCAAGCGCACTCGTCTCTGCTCCCATGAACCCGCCACCACCAACCGAGAATCGAATCCCCACCAGCGGCCGCCCGTTCCCCTCCCGAGCACCAATCCCCGCCGGCCGCGTAGCCCTTCCCGGCAGCTCCGGAAGGCGCGGGGCGAGCGAGTTGGGGCGGTAGCGGCACGCCTTGCACCGGCCAACAGCTCCCTCGCCGTGGGGTTCGCCATGGCCAAGATCTGCCGGTGCGCAAGGTGGCCCGGGTACGCCACGACGAGTCAAGTGGAGCTGGTGCTGCGGACGAGATCGAGCAAAGCAACGACTACATCATCGGAGCGATGGGTGACAAAGCGGCTGGCGCCGAGCTGGCGGAGCAAGACGTCCAGGTGCTTGAGGCTCTGGCTGAGCCACCACCAGGACACCTTGCCGAGGTAGTAGGGCCTATCCTCCTCCGACGCCCACACGTAGGCAAGCACCACCTCCTCGGCCTTCTGCGCGGCCACTGCCAGCGCCGGGTTGTCCTCCACCCGCAGGTCCCGCCTGAAGATCGGTAGCAGCTCAAGAACCTGTGGAGCAGCCAAGAACAAGCTCCTGGCCCTCCGATATGATGAGCTTCTCGTGGTGAACGAGGATTTCCAGGAACTGTGGAAAGGCTGGACTGGATTGGCCTCTTTTCTCCATAGAGCTTCCAGTTGCAGTGAAGATTGAGTAATCTGACTAATCTCCTCTTTAGAAGATGATAGCTTATGACCAAATGACAAGTGGGGTCATGGGTTGGGGTAAAAGTGATAATGCACCAAAAAAATCCTCCTTTTAGAGTTGGAGGCACCCATctaaccaaacaccccattttagttATGAActtctggagtggagctggctccacctggagttctggagtggagcagctccacctagagttggagccatgccaaacagggcctaaatggCTCTGCTTCCACCCACCCTCAGAAGCCTCTCCCTCCGTTCGAGCCATGGCTCCAGCGGCAAGCACGCCGGTCAAgtccgtcctcgtcctcgtttCCCTCGCCACGctgctcgtcgtcctcgtctccGCTGTGGAGGGCTACAACGGCCGCCATGCCACCGCACACTCGGCCGTGGCACGGCGCTCCCACCTGGGGATAACCCGGCACGTGGAGCGCCTGGGGATAACCCGGCACGTGCAACACCGCTGGACCGTGACGCCGCATAGGTACGTCCTTACGGAGAAGAGCAATAGGACCGCTGGCGGCGCCAAGAACCGCAGCGCGCCGGCAACGTTCAACGCCATGTCGCGGATGTTAGGAATAAACACGCCCTAGAGTCTTGTTCCAGGTCAGGTGTCGCGTCGTGCACGTGTGTGTGCCTACAGGGTAGCTGCGGGTACGTCGCGTGATCGAGTCGTAGATGGATTGGTGCGACTAGCTTGCGTGGCGCAAGTCTTGCGGAGGAAGCCGCCATGATCGAGTCAAGTAGAGGCTCGTGGTCACGGACGAGCGCGTTCTGCGGATCGTGCGCAACGGCCGGCGTCGAGTTGAGCTCCTGGCCTAAAAGAGGCCCCTGTACTCCCCAGTTGCATTTTTGCTAAGTCCAATGCCAAGATACAGGAGCGATTGGCTCCACGGTGTTCGTCGTCGGAAAATctattgttcatcttcttccttgcgtCGCGGTCATGACCAGAGAGAGAGCAAGTGATCCTAGTCTTGGCAAGGCCAACATTTGGTACCAGAGCGAGGATGAAGATCGGCGACTCCCCAAAGGGCAAGGACGGAGACAGCTCGGGCTCGGGTGCCGTTGTGGAGTGTGTCATGTCCAATTCCGGCATCGGGGAGCTGTTAGCAGCGCTGCTAACAGGGCCAATTactgtaacaccctaattttcatcattttcaatttaataaaaattaattagaaTCTCTTTAGAAGTTGTTTGAGTTCGTTTAAGGCCTTAAGATTTCTAtgtgaatttattaggcattaaaATCTTTTTCTTAAATTAACTTAATGCACCATAGGTTTAAGTGTGTTGCATTGCATGCTGGTTGCATTTCTTATTCTTTGAGTGTGAAAAGGTTTAAAAATGCGTTTAGGCGATGTTTAGTTTCCTTtgagaatttttcagatttttctgggatttattctcattttctttcaGCTTAATTCAATTTTTGGAGGTTTCTATAAATCCTTTCCAGAGCTCCAAGTCTTTTAGTTGGGTTCCGTGTGTCCCAAATCATCTCCAAGAATTATCCTGAATTTTTTGAAACTTTCGGagtattttttataatttaattatgatttcaggattttctgaaattatttttaaatCCGAAATTAAttgaaaaaaggaaataaatccCGACCTCCACctggcatatatatatatatatatatatatatatatatatatatatatatatatatcactgCGTTCCTCTCGacgcgaggatttcagatctaaaaCCCTTTTTGCGAGTTGACTCTCCGAGCTCCGTAGATATGAAGTCAAAGTTCGACCGCCCGCAAAACTCCAACGAGCAGATCTGGCAAATCCGTTCGTCCTCGGCCGAAGGTGAGCGCACCGTTGCGTTCGTATCGTCGATCTCGTTCCGTTTTGCTATTCATGCGCGAGATCAGACTTTGTTTTcggcttttccttttttttccctgtttCTTCCCATTACTGTTCTGTACCGTAGCCATGGCCGCCTGTTCCGCTCCAGTGTTCCGCTCCAGCGCCATGCATGCACACCGCCCACCCGTGCCGCATCTCGCCTGCagcgcaccgccgccggccttccacccgcgccgccgcccgcagccaCTGGCTGCTGTTGCCGCGGCCACcggtcgccgccgctcgccgtcggccgTCCGTGCCCTGCCGAGTTACAGCCACCGGTAAGCACGGGAAGAGCAGATGCAACTGGAGGTTGAAGAAAGGCTGCTTTACATAATAGCCCccgaagaaaaaggaaattccGATGGGAAGTTTGAGTCTTGGACTTTTTGCAAAAGGCCCCTGGAAAGTTAGATTTTCAAGTTTCAGTCCAGCCCCTGCATTTTTGCAAATATAACCCTATAAATTCTGTTATTTGCAAGCACTTTTACgtgtgtcttgcaaatctttctTGCTAGCCCCTTCCGTCTATGGTTAATTGCATCTGGGTCCCTGCCACCTTGTTTATCTCATAACTTCTTCGTTCTAGCTCCGTTTTGAGTGATTCTTTCGCTCACATGTTCGTCTTAATGTGTAGATTAGTTTTGTACCGCTTTTCAGTATAGTTtttgatgattggtgtactgtttttttaattaaatgtatttgtttgcttgtatgtgctcgtgtgacgcgtatAGAAGAAGCGTAGTTCGTGGAatccaaagaagaggaagactgaAGACTCTGAGCAGCAACAGGGCTTTGAGGAAGGCAAGCATCCTTGATTATTCCCGTTTATACCTAAATGACATGCATTGATTCACAATATTTATTTATCGCTTGCGTTAATATGATGGGTTCCTATTAAGGACAATGTCTAGTTTCTTTTGATCATACCTTGCAGCCGGGTTGTTTAAATAATCATGAGGGTAGATGATGCTTAGTTTGCTCAACTGGGTTGGTAAATAAACAACATggtgaatttatttatttactctGTGTTCCTTTATGTTGATTTAATTACAAGACCATATATtctaatcggaacatggagcgaccacccaggaaaacagtacaaccacaaggactacatggctctggtcttggctaactaATTTGAGGACTCTAGTGTTGGACTGGTGTTAAGGGGGCAATGACTCGCGGAACCTCGTGCACTGGAACACACTAGGGaagtctttgtaaaggcctcgtagcgtccctatgcaatcacacctcgaaagtgtggtattgtgcctacttttgcatagcatggttgggtctaaagttcacctgaacttttacgcgacttgtgggtaaagatgtacaacctctgcagagtgtaaaactgttataacagccgtgctcacggtcaagagcggcctggaccctcacatgattaatttactTGAAGATGATACTACTATGTTATATGTTATGTTCATGCTTATAGTATATCATTGCTCTATATTAATTGTGGGATGGTATAAAATTACATTTGCTAGTAATTAGATGATGAATAAAATTTGATCAACTAAAAGTGCTAATCGCAGTTAACCTTATCAGCCTTCCACCTtataaagccttgcatgtcataTATATTTCTCTCTTGCTGAGTACGATATGTGCTCACGCTTGTGTTTTATATATTGCATCTACAACGTCCGGATTGCTGCTCAGACCCGGAGAATTTGAAGATTACTGAAGTTTTTGGAAGAGTTCTAGGAGAGTCCACCAGTCAGGTGCCTGTGGAGTTTTTGGAGATCTGCTGCCTATATTAGAGATTTCTATCTCAATTCTGGTTACATAATTTATGTAATTCTCTCTTTATGCTATAACACTCTATttgatatttactgaagtcatcGTATGTGTGAAAtttgatcctggcacacatatgatagtcatctggttttacctttaaaaccgggtgtgacaattACCATCAGTGGGTCTTGGTTATGTAGGTGAGCTTGGAGGCGCTAGAGCTGTGGGACGCAGTGGAGGTGGTCACCAAGGATCGCACCAAGGATCGGCGGGCTTTAGCCGCCATCTTGCGCACGGTGCCGTCAGAGATGAAGGCTGGGCTTGACGTGAAGAAATCGGCAAAAGAGGCGTGGGATGCGGTGAAGAAGATGCGGGCTGGCGACGACCGCACGAAGTCCGCGAGTGTGCAACGCCTCATGAAGGAGTTCAACAACATGGCATTCCGCCACAGGGAGACCTTCGGCGACTTCGCATGCACATCAACGGGCTCACCGCCAGCCTGTGCGAGCTCGGTGAGGAGATGAAGGACAGCCGCGTCATGAAGAAGGTGCTGCGTGTCGTCCCTAGGAAGCTAAAGCAGGTCACGGTGGCGATCGAGATTGTCGGCGACATCAACACCATGACTGTTGAGGAGCTCGTCGGCCAGCTGTAGGTGGCGGAGGACGTGGATATTGAAGACCAAGCGGCGGCCATTGAGGGCCACGTGGGGAAAATGCTTCTCACGGAGGCGCAGTGGGAAGCAAGGCGGCGTCAGCGTGGAGGCAAGGAGTAGGCGTACGGCAGTGGTGCACGACGCGGCGGATGTGAGAACAATGGCGGCCATGAAAGTGAtcgtgacggcggcggcagtaGCACGAGCTCGGGGCGCGGTAGGAGCCGCTACCAAGGGAAATGCTTCAACTGCGGGGAGCACGGGCACATGGCGCGGGACTgcccaaagaagaagaaggagcgtGTGCGGCATCGACAAGGAGGCGACGCTGCTGTGAAGATCCAGTCTGTCATGTCGTGTTTATGGGAGATTGTTAGGAATAAACACGCCTTGGAGTCTGTTCCGGGTGAGGTGTCAcgtcgtgtgtgtgtgtgtgcctgAAGGGTAGCTGCGGGTGCGTCGCGTGATCGAGTCGTAGATGGATTGGTGCGAGTGGTGTGCGTGGCGCGGGTCTTGTAGAGGAAGCTGCCATGATCGGGTCGAGGACGAGCACGTTCCACGGATCGTGCGCAATGGCCGGCGTCGAGTTGAGCTCCCCAGCCTATAAGAGGCCCACTGTTAATCTTCTTCCTTGCATCGCGGTCGTGACCAGAGGAGCAAGGGATCCTAGTGTTCCTGGGCGAGGCCAACagccgacgccggcgccaccAGCCGCGTCGAGCAAGCACCACCGCAACCACAAGCACCGTGTCCGCTGTCCGCATCTGGATCATCAGCTTCGTCGTTGGCTCCCTCGCCGGCGTCATCTCCGGACTATTGCTGTTCGTGCTGTTCCGTCTCACGCTCAACTGCATCCGCTCTGCCTCCTGCTCGCCTTTCTCCGTGCAgacgccgccgtctccgctctcgtcttcctccacctccatgGCGCTGGCGTCGTCCTCCATGAAGCCACCCTCAACACCGGCGTCTGCGAAGCTCTTGTGGTCTCCATCCACCACGAGGCCTCCTCcgtgctcctcttcctcccgcTCCGGGTCTACAGCCGCCGCTGCCACGGCCCACGACTCCTCGAGGAACTGGAGGAACTCGTCGCGGACCTCCCCTTCCAGCCACGCCATCGGCACGCacgctggcggtggcggcggcgacgcggttTCCTCCAGGAAGAGGAGGTACTCCACGAGGACGTCGCCCTCCAGCCACGCCACTGGGAGCGGCGAAGCCGCGAAGCAGGCCACCGTCTGCATGATGCGCCGCCACTTGCGGATGGAGCGCAAGTTACACGAGGCGGCCACGGCTCGGGCGCGGGGTGGGCGAGAGAATGCGCGTGCCGCCGCGAGGCTGTGGTTTTGTAGACCGGGTGCGCGCACGGGCGAGTCAGTCTGTGTCGAGGTTGGAGTCCTACTCAGAGGGGATCACCGCTCACGAATCTATTCTTGCACCTGCACGACAGCACGATCACCTCCACGGCTTGCAGAATTCTTTCCATAAAAAATACTTTCATGAAACACAAGCCTACAAAATTTGTTCAAAGTTTCAGACAAATACGgttctcacaaaaaaaaaagagagccgTTCATGGGCAGTTCGGGCCATCAAGTGAGGCCCCCCGTGTCGGAGCCTCAAGTTGGGCCGGAAACGAATGGCCCAACCATCCGACAGCCCACATTCCAAAACCCTCTCCCAGCCCACGACCTACTAAAACCCTAACCCCCAGCTGCCTCGGCGGTCTCATTCATTACCCGGCCACCCGCACGGCGGCGACTCCGTGCTGACGGCGAGCGGCGACAGACGAGCAAGCCGCGCTCGGGGAGCTACGAGCGTGCGCGCCGAGGCTGCCGCAGCGAACCAGCGCCGCAAGCAAGGAGCCTGAGCCCTCGcagccatggcgccgccgcgcggcgataggaagaaggggaagggcggtggcggcggcaagaCCGACCTGCGGCCCGACCGCAAGCAGTTCAAAAAGCACCgcaaggaggaggcggcgtctGAGCAGGGGGATTGCGACGGGGAGCACCAGCAGCCGGGctccgccgcgctcctcgccgcggcgtcCGACGAAGCTGACTTCCCGAGAGGTAAGCATCGAGCTGCGCggtccccctccctccctccctccccttttCTGCGGCTTGCTGCGTTCCAATTTTGCTCCGCGCTGATGCGTTGTCGTGCGTTCTGGGGTGCTGTGCAGGGGGACGCAGCTTCCTCAGCAAGGACGAGGTGGCGGAGGCCCGcgcggaggccgaggaggatttcgagagggaggggaagaaggggaagaggaagaggaaggccgGCGAGTCGTCTGGTTTCGGTGCGGATGATGACTTGGGGACGCTCTTCGGCGGGGCCACCACCGGGAAGCTCCCACGATTTGCTAATCGCATCACACTGAAGGTTTTGCCCTCTGAAACCCAGTTACTCTGTCAGAATGTGATTGGCCTTCAAATTAATTGCAACATAAATTTGAACCTTGGTAACCACACATTTAGGGTCCCTCAACTGCTCAACAAAAGGTCAAAGCTTGTTTATCTTGTGATTAGAGATCAGAAAACACCATAAAGGCTTAAGTGTAATGCTCCCTTGTGCAATTTACTCTCCAAATAGTCAACCTGTTGTAGCAACTAGCAAGCGGCTGGGTTGTAGCGAAACTTCACATGGTAGAATGGAATCCTGTACATTCTAATGCTGTGATATTTGATTCGCGCCAGTAATTCAGTTGCCGGAAACTATTGGACTTTAGCTCCAAATTCCCACAGTCCTCGTATGCCTAACAGATTTGAACCCTTGGAACACATGCTGGACAGCTGGTGTGTGCTTTCAAAGTGCCATGTAAATGGTACAATAGTTTTAGACTCTAATGCCAGttttaaattaaaattttgaaatcttgAAAGAGCCATTGAATTATTATGCATTTATCTCTATCTGGTAGCATGAACTGGTTCATGAGATGTTTTCTGCATGTCAAGCTTTGAGTGAGAGAAAAAACAGCAAGAATCTGGATCACACAGTTCTTGAGATCTTTTCCATTCTGTCATACTTTTGAACTAAATAATCTCCATAAAAGGTTACTGGATTAGCCTGTTTTTGACAGTTTCAGTTGCAGCTGCTGGGGTATTGTACCAGTTACTTTCTGATGTGCAGTAAGGTGATGTAGTGAAACATTCAGATTTCTCATTGCATTAGGTGCGGCTGGCAGGGGTGCCATTGGTTCCTTTGAACAAGACTTTTAGGTCATATGTTGCTAGCTATATATTGGGTGATAACTGTGATTATTCTGATTTGTTACCTTGAAATGTTTGGAGATGTGATAAATGGTCTCAGGTGGTCATGACGATTTTTTTTGCCAGAATGTTTCACCAAATATGAAGCTCTGGGGTGTTGTAATTGAGGTTAACCAAAAAGATATTGTATTAAGTCTACCTGGTGGAATGAGAGGGTTTGTTCGCTCAGAGGATGTATGTGACATCGCTTTGCATGAAAATCGTAAGGTAAATAACAGCTTTTCTTAAAGTATTACATAATTGATGCTGCTTTGTCAGTGATTTGCCATCTGGTGAGTCCAACCTATATTGTTCTTTTGCAGGATAGCGAGAACAGTATATGTGCTGAAGTCGTTCATGTTGGTCAGCTTGTTCCTTGTATAGTCCTGCGAGTTGATGATGACAGGAAAGAAGGAAAAGTAAACAGAAGGGTTTGGCTATCATTGCGATTAAGCCAGCTGTACAAGGGACTTTCTCTGGATGCCTTGCAGGAAGGAATGGTAATTTTTAATAACCCTACTCTGGATGTGCTTGATACCAGCTGAGCTTTTGGGAAAGAAATCATCTATGTTTGGTTATTTCCATTTTGCATCTCAGTTCTAAATATGTTTTATATTATATTCACAACCATTTCAGTGTTTGTTTTTGATTCAACGATTTGGTTATTCTACTGAAACGATAAATGAAGCAGAACTTAAtgtttttttgggaaaaaataaTGGGCAAAAGTTTACATGCAAAATCAGAAACGCTTGCTACTCAAGCTTGCAAATATGTGTAGGAGCATATATCAAGCATATACACTCCCGCAAAGATCCAGTCAAACTTCCTAAAATCTGCACCGTCAAACTTCCTAAAGTTTATACCATTCAGAATTgctatataaaaattgtatcacCAGAAATGTATTCATAAAAGTTTATTTTTATTATCCTATAATCTGTATTGATGTCAAGTTATAAAAAAGTTGAGGCCAAAGTCGCATCCTGGGCTTGCGAAGATCTAAAACATCAAacaaaggggggggggggaggtagTTCCCATTTGAAATGGTCTGATCTGATTCTTGGATGTGATGGATGTTCTCGTAGGTACTTGCTGCCCAAGTTAAAAGTGTTGAGGACCATGGTTACATTCTTcattttggagtaccttccTTCAGTGGATTTATGCAAAAGGCTGACAAAGGTATACTTAAGCACTAGCTTCATCAGATCGTGATAAATTGGTGTTTCTCCTTGACATATTTAAATCACTGTTTATTTGTCTATAGCGATAATCTATTAGTTCTGTTCTCTTTCTTTTAGTTTGAACAGCACTCCCTGTTCTGGTAGGCTTAGTAGCTTATGAGCATGTGGTACATAGTTGTGTACATTTCAATATTTCTATCTCTAAAAACTTACATTTTTGCGGGGAAAAAAGTACAAACAAACACCTTTTGGTATTTGTGTTCTTTTGGTGTACTTATGCATAGAAACAGTTTAG from Setaria italica strain Yugu1 chromosome II, Setaria_italica_v2.0, whole genome shotgun sequence encodes the following:
- the LOC101783854 gene encoding LOW QUALITY PROTEIN: leucine-rich repeat receptor-like serine/threonine/tyrosine-protein kinase SOBIR1 (The sequence of the model RefSeq protein was modified relative to this genomic sequence to represent the inferred CDS: inserted 2 bases in 2 codons) produces the protein MDQKVFYTIFMKDFPLLLGLAPGCSPGPRSARVEVYKAQLPVEREGXEPRFITIKKIKKQNSDTPNNLSDEERRQLDKWSRQMQSEIRTXGHIRHRNLLPLAAHVPRPDCHYLVYEYMKNGSLHHALKADGSGSGVAGLSWPARLRVAVGVAAGLEYLHVSHVPQIIHRDLKPANILLDDDLEPRITDFGLAKAIPDAQTHVTSSHVTGTLGYIAPEYHRTFKFTAKCDVYSFGVILAVLATGKEPSDPFFTQTDEVVGLVKWLRRVMLAGNHAEAIDPAIAGAENEESIVLVLRIAMFCTADEPKERPSAKEVRCMLSQIKIHQDWK